From Juglans regia cultivar Chandler chromosome 9, Walnut 2.0, whole genome shotgun sequence:
GGAGCGCCGGCTTTTCTGGGTTTTGCTTCTGATTCAGTTTCAGCTATGGTGGAGTTCTTCATGGATTTTTCAAATGCTGATCGGGGTCTCAAAATCTCTCACTATCTCATCCATCAATTTGTGCAAGTATGTTTCCGCATTTCCTTTCGTGTAGTGAGTTCCAATGAGAAGCAACAGCATATTCTTTTCCAATGAGTTTTCTCTGAACATTACGGAATCCGATGATCGTTTTCTGGTAGTTCGCTAAATTAGTTATCAACTCTTTCATTCTTTTTGGGGGGTAGGTTTTGCATAtatattctactatttattgCATACTCATATATCTCTAGCTCATATATATAGGAACACttaaatttgtgaaaatttttgTTATTCATCGGATTCCTATATACAACTTTTTTGGTTTCTAAAAAATTCACACACACTCACAGTTTTTCTCTCCGGATTTCTCTTTTCAAACATACATTCAGAGTTCATACAAATCCATATAATTCATACAGAAAAAACATACGTTCCATACTTCAAAAGAGtttatagaaacaaaaagagatAGGGGGGGAGAAAGAACAAAATAGGTGAGTGAACTGAAGTTAAGaaaaccaagaaagaaaataggaaGGTTATAGAGGATGTTGGCTGGGTGTTCTAGTTCTACATTGCTGTCACCAAGACATAGATTGAGCGAAGCACCTGCACAGTTGCAAGCCTGCCATTTCCAGCTGCCTTCAATGAGCACACAGAGATTGGACTTACCATGTAGTTTCTCCCGCAAAGACACCTCGCGCTCGCAGCCCATTAGGCCAGTTGGCCTTTCGGTGGAGAAGTCAATTGAATCGAAGACTAGCAGCTGTTCTCTTAAGCAGAGTGTCCGCCTTCCACCTTTAGCGACAAGCACTCAGAAGACGAGTGCTCAGACGACATTTATCGAAGCGAAGAGAGAGATCAAAGGTGAGTTTTGGGAGCAAGGAAAGAGCTTGAAGAGGTTAGCAGAGCAGGGCTCTGTTGATGATTCATGCATTAGTAAAGCCAAGAGGAAAAAGGGCGGCGGTGATAATGGGAAATCCGATGAAATTCTGGGAAGTGGACATGATAGTTTGAGTTTAGGCCAACTGGGTGCTGGGAACTTTTGGTTTCAGCCCGGTATCGAGGCGTCTCGCTCAGTTCCTGGGATCACAGGCCTTAACCCTCCCCGAGTTCCGTTCTCTCTGACGACATGTTCAGGGGACGACGAAAGGAACTGTTACGTGCCCGGTGAATTGATTTCACCACCTTTGCCATTGTCGAACAATCCATGGGTGGGATCCGTGGTGACTGAGATCACAGACCTTGGTGAGAAGGACGGTGAGACCAGCTACAGGCTGGTGAAGGAGGCCTCGGGATCAAGTACTTCATCAGATAGCCAAAGCTTGGGCCATAGGCTAAATGAGAATGTCTCGGAACAAGAAGTGGGAAATGGGTCTAGGAATCCTTATTCCCATGAGGACAATGAAGTCGAGGGTAGGGAGGAGGACAACCAAGGGGAGCATCAAGGGTTTGAGCTTGTCAGCTTACTTACAGCATGTGTTGAAGCGATTGGATTCCGGAATATCGCTGTGATCAATCATTTTATAGCTAAGTTGGGTGAGATTGCTTCGCCCCAAGGAAGCCCTATTAGCCGTCTATCTGCATATTACACTGAAGCTTTGGCCATACGAGTCACAAGGCTTTGGcctcatatttttcatattaccACTCCTCGGGAGCTTGATCGGGCGGATGAAGACTCTAGCACTGCACTGAGGCTTTTGAACCAGGTGAGCCCAATTCCAAAGTTTCTTCATTTtacatcaaatgagatattATTGAGAGCTTTTGAAGGGAAAGACAGGGTTCACATTATAGATTTCGACATTAAGCAAGGGCTTCAGTGGCCGAGTTTGTTCCAGAGTTTAGCTTCTAGGACTAATCCTCCAACCCATGTTAGAATCACGGGTATTGGTGAGTCCAAGCAAGAACTGAATGAAACGGGAGATAGGCTTGCCGGATTCGCTGAGGCATTGAATCTACCTTTCGAATTTCATCCAGTGGTGGACAGGTTGGAAGATGTGAGGCTGTGGATGCTTCATGTGAAGGAGCAAGAGTGTGTGGCCGtgaattgtatttttcaaatgcACAAGACTCTTTACGATGGGAATGGAGGAGCACTAAGGGATTTTCTGGGACTTATCCGAAGCACAAACCCCAAAGTTGTCATTATGGCAGAGCAAGAGGCTGAACACAACGAACCCAGGTTGGAAACAAGAGCTTCCAATTCACTAAAACACTACTCTGCCATATTTGACTCTATTGATTATAGTCTTCCCTTGGACAGCTCGGTCAGGCTAAAGATAGAGGAGATGTTTGCACGCGAAATTAAGAACATAATTGCTTGTGAGGGAAGGGACAGGCATGAAAGGCACGAAAGTTTTGAGAAGTGGAGGAAGTTGATAGAGCAAGGAGGATTCCGATGCATGGGAATAAACGAGAGGGAAATGCTTCAGAGCCAATTGTTGTTGAAAATGTACTCCTGTGAGAACTTCAGCGTTAAGAAGCAAGGGCAAGATGGAGCGGCGCTTACTTTAAGTTGGCTAGATCAACCTCTTTACACAATCTCGGCATGGGCGCCCCTTGATGTTGTAGGCAGTTCGTCCTCTTATTCTCAGCCAAGTTGATTGCTTCGGGTTTTGGTTTCGTATGCATTCTACTAGTCTTGCATACAGAAAAGGATACACAATTCTTTGTAGGTAGGAAAACTATTGtcattctttcattcttttgttgCAGATAACATTGTCATTCAATAGTGTAAGAATTATATGTAGTAATACAGTAGGGGGCGATATTGATTTCAGTGGTTGCAGTCCAGATTCCCTAGATTTCAGACACCAGTATTTCGAGTCAATTTGTGTTTATTCATTAATTCTTTATGTATGCTCAAATTCTTTGTAAGTCggtcattataatttattatagtcTCTGTTGGAGGGTCTCATAAACCATGTAGGACACTCGATTGTCATATATGAAATGGATTTCATTGATTTGCAAGTTGccaatttcaatatatatgtgtgGAGTGAGTCATCGCCGTGGAGATTGTTCTCACTTGTGTATATTCTTCTTGTATTTAGATCACGTATCATGTACTGCATTCAGTAACCAAAAACTAAAAGAGTAAGAAAACTGCTCTGTAAGTTTAATGAattcacgtcagtttgtaaatttacatttctagaattatttttttatggccGTAACACTGTAACACTTCTCAAAGAGGTCTCTTCCATTTGCAAGGATCTCAatcatgtaatatatattgataactCCGAATCATAGTAATGGAGAGAGGACTAATGCTTTCTTTAGTAATTTAGGATGGAATGAGAAGTAGACATGTTGATAGATGATACTAGAGATGTGATGCTAAGCTCTAGTTTCTGCACAGAATTGCACGAGTGTTTGATGACGGGAGTATTTACAGGGATCATTCCCAATTACGGATATGTCTTGGCTGTCCCGGGGCCGGCTGATCCAGGTTGTCACCGGATTATTATTTTGTCCGAGATGAAAACACCAACATCCTGGGAATTGATTTTCTCTTTATGTGTCGTTTTGTGTTCAGTAAGTCAGCAcaacaactcaattaatttaatagaaataaaaaaaataaaaaataaaagaggttttttttttcttttttcttgatcttctttccTCATCCATCTGAACAGACCTATGCTGACTCGATGGCACGTGTTCAAAGATGGCTATAACCACGACTGGCATGTCGTGGTGCCGAGTCAGATCCACGTGGAG
This genomic window contains:
- the LOC108997020 gene encoding scarecrow-like protein 28 isoform X1; amino-acid sequence: MLAGCSSSTLLSPRHRLSEAPAQLQACHFQLPSMSTQRLDLPCSFSRKDTSRSQPIRPVGLSVEKSIESKTSSCSLKQSVRLPPLATSTQKTSAQTTFIEAKREIKGEFWEQGKSLKRLAEQGSVDDSCISKAKRKKGGGDNGKSDEILGSGHDSLSLGQLGAGNFWFQPGIEASRSVPGITGLNPPRVPFSLTTCSGDDERNCYVPGELISPPLPLSNNPWVGSVVTEITDLGEKDGETSYRLVKEASGSSTSSDSQSLGHRLNENVSEQEVGNGSRNPYSHEDNEVEGREEDNQGEHQGFELVSLLTACVEAIGFRNIAVINHFIAKLGEIASPQGSPISRLSAYYTEALAIRVTRLWPHIFHITTPRELDRADEDSSTALRLLNQVSPIPKFLHFTSNEILLRAFEGKDRVHIIDFDIKQGLQWPSLFQSLASRTNPPTHVRITGIGESKQELNETGDRLAGFAEALNLPFEFHPVVDRLEDVRLWMLHVKEQECVAVNCIFQMHKTLYDGNGGALRDFLGLIRSTNPKVVIMAEQEAEHNEPRLETRASNSLKHYSAIFDSIDYSLPLDSSVRLKIEEMFAREIKNIIACEGRDRHERHESFEKWRKLIEQGGFRCMGINEREMLQSQLLLKMYSCENFSVKKQGQDGAALTLSWLDQPLYTISAWAPLDVVGSSSSYSQPS
- the LOC108997020 gene encoding scarecrow-like protein 28 isoform X2, which gives rise to MLAGCSSSTLLSPRHRLSEAPAQLQACHFQLPSMSTQRLDLPCSFSRKDTSRSQPIRPVGLSVEKSIESKTSSCSLKQSVRLPPLATSTQKTSAQTTFIEAKREIKGEFWEQGKSLKRLAEQGSVDDSCISKAKRKKGGGDNGKSDEILGSGHDSLSLGQLGAGNFWFQPGIEASRSVPGITGLNPPRVPFSLTTCSGDDERNCYVPGELISPPLPLSNNPWVGSVVTEITDLGEKDGETSYRLVKEASGSSTSSDSQSLGHRLNENVSEQEVGNGSRNPYSHEDNEVEGREEDNQGEHQGFELVSLLTACVEAIGFRNIAVINHFIAKLGEIASPQGSPISRLSAYYTEALAIRVTRLWPHIFHITTPRELDRADEDSSTALRLLNQVSPIPKFLHFTSNEILLRAFEGKDRVHIIDFDIKQGLQWPSLFQSLASRTNPPTHVRITGIGESKQELNETGDRLAGFAEALNLPFEFHPVVDRLEDVRLWMLHVKEQECVAVNCIFQMHKTLYDGNGGALRDFLGLIRSTNPKVVIMAEQEAEHNEPSSVRLKIEEMFAREIKNIIACEGRDRHERHESFEKWRKLIEQGGFRCMGINEREMLQSQLLLKMYSCENFSVKKQGQDGAALTLSWLDQPLYTISAWAPLDVVGSSSSYSQPS